DNA from Terriglobales bacterium:
CGTCCCGCTGCCGCCCTACATCGCGCGGCCGGACGCTCCCGGCGACCGCGAGCGCTATCAGACGGTGTACGCCCGCGAGCGGGGCGCAGTCGCTGCTCCTACCGCCGGGCTGCACTTCACGCCGGAGATTCTTGATCGCCTGCACGCACGCGGCATCGAGACAGCGGAGGTCACGCTGCACGTCGGCCTGGGCACGTTTCAGCCTGTGCACGCCGAGCGCGTCGAGGACCACAAGATGCACAGCGAGCCCTACAGCATCTCCGCGCAGGCGGCGGAGCAGCTCAATCGCGCCCTTGCCGCCGGCCGCCGCGTCGTTGCTGTGGGGACGACCACCATCCGCACGCTCGAGCACGCCGCGCGCCAGAATCCTGACGGCCGCATCCAGTCAGGCGGCAAGGAAGCGGACCTCTTCATTTATCCCGGCTTTGACTTCCGCGTGGTGGGCGCGCTGCTCACGAACTTCCACCTGCCGCAGTCCACACTGCTGATGCTGGTTGCGGCCTTCGCCGGGCGCGAGCCGCTGCTGGCCGCGTATCGGCACGCAGTGGAGGCGCGGTATCGGTTCTATTCGTATGGGGACTGTATGTTGATCGATTGAGTCATTGAGTCATCGGGCGATTTGCCACA
Protein-coding regions in this window:
- the queA gene encoding tRNA preQ1(34) S-adenosylmethionine ribosyltransferase-isomerase QueA, whose translation is MLVSDFGYELPQELIAQEALADRAASRLLHLERASGAWQDHGFREFPELLRPNDLLVMNNTRVFPARLYGHRSGVRAQPVSPRNPAAREFLKGQVEVLLTRQTGEHEWQALVRPGRKIGVGERLYFGEGDELEAEVIARGDFGERTLRFAPSPDFFAVVERLGHVPLPPYIARPDAPGDRERYQTVYARERGAVAAPTAGLHFTPEILDRLHARGIETAEVTLHVGLGTFQPVHAERVEDHKMHSEPYSISAQAAEQLNRALAAGRRVVAVGTTTIRTLEHAARQNPDGRIQSGGKEADLFIYPGFDFRVVGALLTNFHLPQSTLLMLVAAFAGREPLLAAYRHAVEARYRFYSYGDCMLID